Genomic segment of Streptomyces brevispora:
CGGCGACCTGGCGGGTCAGTGCCGAGCCGAGTTCCGCGGTCTTGCGGGCCAGCAGTTGCTGGACCCGGGCGGCGGCCGTGATCCAGTTGGTGATGGCGGTCCGGTGGAGCATGGTGTCGCCCACCGCGATCAGCACACCGAGGACCGCGATCAGCCCGCCGGACAGTGCGAGCCGGTTGCCGGACCGGTCGACGACCGCCTGGACGGCGAACCCGATGACGAGCGGCAGTCCGGCGATGGAGCACTGGTGCAGCAGGCCCCACGACAGGGACTTGAGCTGTCCGCGGATCTGGTTGCGGCCGAGCCAGATCAGAAAGCGAGGGCCGGACCGGACATCGGGATCGCCGGGATCCGTATACGGAAGGTCGCGAATTTGCATGACGTCCCAAAGATCGGAAGGAGCTGAGGTCCGCGAGGACCTCCAGAATCACGTGGGGGGGAAAGCGTGCGGGGGGACCAAACCGTCCAATCCTCGCGTCCCGTCGGGGGCGCGGCAAACCCTTTTACGGGCAGGCAGAGCGGCCTGGGCGCGAACCCGGGCGGAGTGAGCGCCAGTTACGGGTGGGTGCGGTGTAAAGATTCGGCACGCATTCGCTGCGGCCCGCAGCGGTGGGCGGGGCCGGACACGACGGAGTGCGAACATGGGCGGATGCATATAGCGGGTGCGGTACGAGTGGTGGTCTCGGCGGCCGCCTGCGGGGTCCTGCTCACGATGCTGACGTCGTGCGGCGACGGACAGGGCGCGGAGAAGAGCGACGCGCGGTCGGCCGGCGGCGAGCAGTCGAAGGACAAGCCGCGGACCGTCGACCTCAAGCGCATTCCGGATGTCGGCGACCGGATGCGGTCGCAGATCCCGGACAACTCCCGTCAGGTCGTCACCGTCTACGGCGCGGGCAAGAACTCCGCGGACTCCACAGTCGTGCTCTACACCAGGACCGGCTCCACCTGGGACAAGGCCGCCGGCTGGAAGGCCCACAACGGCAAGAAGGGCTGGGCCGCCGACCACCACGAGGACGACAAGCGCAGCCCGGTCGGTGTCTTCACCCTCACCGACGCGGGCGGTGTGCTGCCCGATCCGGGCGCCCGGCTCCCGTACACCGAGTCGGCGTCCATCCAGGCCCCGCGCTACTGGGCCAAGTCCCACTGGCACGACTTCGACTACGTCATCGCCATCGACTACAACCGCGTCAAGGGAACGCCTCCCAACGACCCGACGCGACCGGAGGGCCAGACCAAGGGCGGCAGCATCTGGCTGCACATGGACCACGGCAGCGGCACATCGGCCTGTGTGAGCCTGCCGAAGACGGCCATGGAGAAGCTGTTGCGCACCCTCGACCCGAAGCAGCACCCGGTCGTGGTCATGGGTGACCGCGCCAGCCTTCAGGCCTGACCGGGATCGGGCCGGGTGGCCCGCTCCAGCTCCATCAGCACCGAGTAGTACGAACGGCCCGTCGCCCGGTCCATGCCGATCTCGCACATCCGGTTGGCCGAGAGATACGTGTCGTACTCCCTGGTGTTCACCTCGGCGGCCTCCTTCGCGGTGGCCGAGGCCGTCAGTTCCTCGTGCAGCATGCCGCGGTCTCCCGCGAATCCGCAGCACGCGGCGTCGTCCGGGACGACGACCTCCTGCGCACAGGCCTCCGCGACGGCACGCAACTGGTCCACATCGTTCAGATGCTCCATCGAGCAGGTCGGATGCAGGACCGCGGAACCGGTTCGGCGCAGCACCGTCAGCTCCGGCAGGAGCTCGCCGGCGGCCCACACCAGGGAGTCGACGACGGTCAGCTCGCGATGCAACTCCCGGTTGCTCGCGGTCAGATACGGCACCACCTCATGGGCGATGCCCAGCGTGCACGAGGATGCGTCGACGACCAGCGGCAGCTTTCCGCCCGCTGTCCAGCCCCAGGCCGCTTCCACGATCCGGTTGGCCATCACGGCGTTCGCGGTCTCGTACCCCTTGGAGTGCCAGATCGTCGCGCAGCAGGTCCCAGCGACGTCCTGCGGGATCCAGACGGGCTTCCCGGCCCGCGCGGACACGGCGACCACGGCCTGCGGCAGGGACGGGACACGCTGCCCCTCGGGGCCGCCGAAGATGCGGTTGACGCAGGCCGGGTAGTAGACCGCGCTCGCTCCGGCCCTGGACGTAGGGGGCAGTGCGCGGGCGGCGGCGCCGGGGATCTCCGGCAGCCACGCGGGAATCAGGTCGGGGCGCACCGCCCGGCGGGCGAGACCGGTGACGCCTTCGAGGAGCCGGTCGTCGATCCGGGCGGCCGCGGCGACCGCGAGCCGGGCCGCCGCCTCCACGGTGCGGAAGTGCTTCGCCGTGAGCGCGGCGATCCGTTCCTCGCGCGGGGAGTGCCGCTGATGGCGGAAGTCCTTCATCATGGCGCCCGTGTCGATGCCGACCGGACAGGCGAGTTTGCAGGTGGAGTCGCCGGCGCAGGTGTCCACCGCGTCGTACCCGTACGCGTCGAGCAGCCCGGTCTCCACCGGCGAACCGCCCGGCTGCCGCATCATCTCCCGGCGCAGCACGATGCGTTGGCGCGGTGACGTGGTCAGGTCGTGACTGGGGCACGTCGGTTCGCAGAATCCGCACTCGATGCACGGGTCGGCCACCGCCTCGACCTGAGGGATGGTCTTCAGGCCGCGCAGATGGGCCTTCGGATCGCGGTCCAGGACGATCCGGGGCGCCAGCACCCCGTCGGGGTCGATGAGCTGCTTGGTCCGCCACATCAGTTCGGTCGCGCGCGGGCCCCATTCCAGCTCCAGGAACGGGGCGATATTGCGGCCGGTGGCGTGTTCCGCCTTGAGGGATCCGTCGAACCGTTCCACGGTCAGCCGGCAGAAGTCCGCCATGAAGGCGGCGTACCGGTCGACGTCGGAGGGCTTCGCCGCGTCGAAGGCGAGCAGGAAGTGCAGGTTGCCGTGGGCCGCGTGGCCTGCGACGGCGGCGTCGAATCCGTGCTCGGCCTGGAGCGCCAGCAGCGCCTCGCAGGCGTCGGCCAGCCGCGACGGAGGGACGGCGAAATCCTCCGTGATCAGCGTCGTGCCGGACGGCCGGGAGCCGCCGACCGCGGTGACGAAGGCCTTGCGGGCCTTCCAGTAGCCGGAGATGGTCCCGGCGTCCCGGGTGAACTCATTGGTCGCCGAGGTGACGGGCCGGACCAGCTCCAACCGGCGTACGACACCGGCCGCCGCCCGCTCGTACGCCTCCTGGCCCGCCTCGTCCGGGGCCCTGAACTCCACCAGCAGTGCCGCGGTCTCCTTCGGCAGCCCGGCCCAGTCGGCGGGTACCCCCTGAACGCTGACGGAGGCCCGCAGGGTGTTCCCGTCCATCAGCTCGACGGCGATGGCGCCCGCTTCGTTGAACAGCGGGACGGCGGCCGCGGCCGCCGTCAGGGACGGGAAGAAGAGCAGTGCGGTGGAGACGCGGCGATCCAGCGGCAGCGTGTCGAAGACGACCTCGGAGATGAAGCCGAAGGTCCCCTCCGATCCGACCATGAGCCCGCGCAGGATCTCCACCGGTGTCGTGCCGTCCAGGAAGGCGTCGAGCCGGTACCCGTTGGTGTTCTTGATCTCGTACTTGGCCCGGATCCGGGCGGTGAGCCCGGCATCGGCCTCGATCTCCGCCTTCAGCGCGAGGAGTCCCGCGCAGAGCCGTGGCTCCGCGTGCGCCAGGTCCTCGTCCGCGGAGGGATCGCCGGTGTCCACCACCGTGCCGCCGGCCAGCACGAAGGTGAGCGACGAGACGGTCCGGTACGCATTGCGGCTGGTGCCCGCGGTCATTCCGGAGGCGTTGTTCGCGACGACCCCGCCGATCGTGCAGGCGATCGCGCTGGCCGGATCGGGGCCGAGCAGCCGGCCGTGCCGGGCGAGGGCGGCGTTGGCCCGCATGATCGTCGTCCCTGGTCGGATGCGGGCCCGCGCCCCGCCGTCCAGGACCTCGATGCCGGCCCAGTGGTGCCGTACGTCGACGAGGATGTCCTCGCCCTGCGCCTGGCCGTTCAGACTGGTGCCCGCGGCCCGGAAGACTACGTTGCGGCCCTTGCCGTGCGCGTACGACAGGATCGCCGAGACGTCATCGATGTCCTCGGGCACGACGACGACCTGGGGTACGAACCGGTAGGGGCTGGCATCGGAGGCGTACCGCACCAGGTCGGAGATCTTCGACAGCACCTTCTGCGGCCCCAGCAGGGCGGTCAGCTCGCCCCGCAGCGGCTCGGGTGTGCCCGGCGCCCGGTCGTCGGGCACCCGGTCATGGGCGGGGCTGCGCATCGCACCGGGGCGCAGGGCCTCCGGCTTCGGCTCCAGCAGCGGCATGTCGAGGTCCCCTCGGCGGCTCGGTGCGGTGCTTCGCACGCGGTCAGCAGCGGCGCTCCGGCATTCCGTTGACCAGAGCGGTCAGCAGTCCGCCGAGCACCTCGCGCTGATCGGCGGTCAATGGAGCCAGGATCTCCTCTGCGGCCGCCCGGCGCCCGTTGCGCAGCGACCGGAGCGTGGAGATGCCCTCGTCGGTGATCTCGATCCGGACCGCCCGGCGGCTGTCCGGATCGGGGGTGCGGCGCACCCGGCCGCTGGCCTCCAGGCCGTCCACCAGCGTGGTCACGGCGCGCGGGACCACATCGAGGCGGTGCGCGAGATCCGCCATCCGCGGCGGACCGTCGTAGTGGGCCACGGTGCGCAGCAGCCGGAACTGCGCGGGGGTGATGCCGACCGGCTCCAGCTGGCGGCTCTGAATGCGCTGGAGCCTGCGGGTCAGCCGCAGCAGCTGTTCGGCGAGCAGGCCGTCGGGGTCGGGGGAATCCATGGGGAAACAATATCAGGACTTGGTTCATTGTGAATAGAGGTAACAATGAGCTATGCTCCTATCTGCTCGACTGTCACGGACCGCGATTCCCGACGACCCGCCGATCCGGACGGTCGCGGACCCCTTGACGCGCGTGCCGAGGCAGGCCGTCGCATCCTCCCCGTTGCCGCACGTCTGACGAAGGAGCTCATGAAACCCGACGAACCCACGTGGACACCCCCGCCACCGGATGCCGAGCAGCCGCCCGCCGAACTGCGCCGTATCCTCCGCCTCTTCCATCCGTACCGCGGCCGTCTCGCGGTGGTCGGACTGCTCGTCGGCGCCTCGTCGCTGGTGTCGGTCGCCTCACCGTTCCTGCTGCGCGAAATCCTCGACACCGCCATCCCGCAGGGTCGGACCGGACTTCTCTCGCTGCTCGCGCTCGGCATGATCCTCACGGCCGTGATGAACAGCGTCTTCGGCGTGCTGCAGACCCTCATCTCCACCACCGTCGGCCAGCGCGTGATGCACGACCTGCGCACCGCGGTCTACACCCAGCTCCAGCGGATGCCGCTCGCCTTCTTCACCAAGACCCGCACGGGCGAGGTCCAGTCCCGGATCGCCAACGACATCGGAGGCATGCAGGCCACCGTCACCTCGACGGCGACCTCGCTGGTCTCCAACTTCACCGCGGTCATC
This window contains:
- a CDS encoding MarR family winged helix-turn-helix transcriptional regulator gives rise to the protein MDSPDPDGLLAEQLLRLTRRLQRIQSRQLEPVGITPAQFRLLRTVAHYDGPPRMADLAHRLDVVPRAVTTLVDGLEASGRVRRTPDPDSRRAVRIEITDEGISTLRSLRNGRRAAAEEILAPLTADQREVLGGLLTALVNGMPERRC
- a CDS encoding FAD-binding and (Fe-S)-binding domain-containing protein; this encodes MPLLEPKPEALRPGAMRSPAHDRVPDDRAPGTPEPLRGELTALLGPQKVLSKISDLVRYASDASPYRFVPQVVVVPEDIDDVSAILSYAHGKGRNVVFRAAGTSLNGQAQGEDILVDVRHHWAGIEVLDGGARARIRPGTTIMRANAALARHGRLLGPDPASAIACTIGGVVANNASGMTAGTSRNAYRTVSSLTFVLAGGTVVDTGDPSADEDLAHAEPRLCAGLLALKAEIEADAGLTARIRAKYEIKNTNGYRLDAFLDGTTPVEILRGLMVGSEGTFGFISEVVFDTLPLDRRVSTALLFFPSLTAAAAAVPLFNEAGAIAVELMDGNTLRASVSVQGVPADWAGLPKETAALLVEFRAPDEAGQEAYERAAAGVVRRLELVRPVTSATNEFTRDAGTISGYWKARKAFVTAVGGSRPSGTTLITEDFAVPPSRLADACEALLALQAEHGFDAAVAGHAAHGNLHFLLAFDAAKPSDVDRYAAFMADFCRLTVERFDGSLKAEHATGRNIAPFLELEWGPRATELMWRTKQLIDPDGVLAPRIVLDRDPKAHLRGLKTIPQVEAVADPCIECGFCEPTCPSHDLTTSPRQRIVLRREMMRQPGGSPVETGLLDAYGYDAVDTCAGDSTCKLACPVGIDTGAMMKDFRHQRHSPREERIAALTAKHFRTVEAAARLAVAAAARIDDRLLEGVTGLARRAVRPDLIPAWLPEIPGAAARALPPTSRAGASAVYYPACVNRIFGGPEGQRVPSLPQAVVAVSARAGKPVWIPQDVAGTCCATIWHSKGYETANAVMANRIVEAAWGWTAGGKLPLVVDASSCTLGIAHEVVPYLTASNRELHRELTVVDSLVWAAGELLPELTVLRRTGSAVLHPTCSMEHLNDVDQLRAVAEACAQEVVVPDDAACCGFAGDRGMLHEELTASATAKEAAEVNTREYDTYLSANRMCEIGMDRATGRSYYSVLMELERATRPDPGQA